CGACTTCGATCTGCGCCGCGGCGAGGTGCATGTGCTGCTCGGTGAGAACGGCGCGGGCAAGAGCACCCTCATCAAGATGCTCTCCGGCGCCTACCGCCCCGACGCCGGGCGGATCCTGGCCGGCGGCGAGGAGGTGCGCATCCATGGCGCACAGGACTCCGAGCGCCTCGGGATCGCCACCATCTACCAGGAGTTCAACCTCGTACCCGATCTGACGATCGCCGAGAACATCTTCCTGGGACGGCAGCCGCGTCGCTTCGGGATGATCGACCGGAAGCGGATGGAGGCCGAGGCCGCCGTCCTGCTGGAGCGGGTGGGCGTGCACGTGTCGCCCCGCGCGCGGGTGCGTGAACTGGGCATCGCGCGGCTGCAGATGGTCGAGATCGCCAAGGCGCTGAGCCTGAACGCGCGCGTGCTCATCATGGACGAGCCGACCGCCGTGCTGACCTCCGAGGAGGTCGAGAAGCTCTTCGCCATCGTGCGCAGGCTGCGCGAGGACGGCGTCGGGGTCGTCTTCATCACCCACCACCTGGAGGAGATCGCCGCCCTCGGCGACCGCGTCACGGTCATCCGGGACGGGAAGTCGGTCGGCCAGGTCCCCGCCACCACCCCCGAGGACGAGCTCGTACGGCTCATGGTGGGCCGTTCCATCGAGCAGCAGTACCCGAGGGAGCGCGCCGACACGGGCGCCGCCCTGCTGTCCGTCGAGGGGCTCACGCGCGACGGCGTCTTCCACGACGTCAGCTTCGAGGTGCACGCCGGTGAGGTCGTCGGCATCGCGGGGCTGGTCGGCGCCGGTCGTACCGAAGTGGTACGGGCCGTCTTCGGGGCGGACCCCTACGACCGGGGAGCGGTGACGGTCGGGGGCGCGCGACTCCCCCGGTACGACGTGAACGCGGCCCTGGCCGCCGGGATCGGGCTCGTGCCCGAGGACCGCAAGGGCCAGGGGCTGGTGCTCGACCAGTCGGTCGAGGAGAACCTCGGTCTGGTGACCATGCGGTCCGCGACCCGCGGCGGGCTCGTCGACCTCAGGGGCCAGCACGAGGCGGCCGCGCGGATCGCCGAGCAGCTGGGCGTGCGGATGGCCGGACTCGGCCAGCAGGTGCGCACGCTCTCCGGCGGCAACCAGCAGAAGGTCGTCATCGGCAAGTGGCTGCTGGCCGACACCAAGGTGCTGATCCTCGACGAGCCGACGCGCGGGATCGACGTCGGCGCCAAGGTCGAGATCTACCAGCTGATCAACGAGCTGACGGCCGCCGGGGCCGCCGTCCTGATGATCTCCAGCGATCTGCCCGAGGTGCTCGGCATGAGCGACCGGGTGCTGGTGATGGCCCAGGGCCGGATCGCCGGCGAACTCCCGGCCGACCAGGCCACGCAGGACGCGGTGATGGCCCTCGCCGTCAGCACCCCTGGCGCTCCTGGCACACCGGGCGCCCCTAGTACCCCTGATACCCCCACTACTACTTCTGCTAGCGAACTGGAGGCCGGCCGTGGCCGCTGAAACGCTCAAGAGCGGGGCGGGCGTCGGTGGCGCCGCGGCGGTCCGCCGTCTGCTCCTCGACAACGGCGCGCTGACCGCGCTGATCGTCCTCGTCATCGCCATGTCGGCGCTGTCGGGCGACTTCCTGACCACCGACAACCTTCTGAACGTCGGCGTCCAGGCGGCCGTGACCGCCATCCTCGCCTTCGGCGTGACCTTCGTGATCGTCTCGGCGGGCATCGACCTGTCGGTCGGCTCGGTGGCCGCGCTGTCGGCGACCGTGCTGGCGTGGAGCGCGACGCAGCACGGCGTCCCGGTCGTCATAGCGGTGGTCCTCGCCGTCGCCACCGGCATCGCGGCCGGCCTGGTGAACGGTTTCCTCATCGCGTACGGCAAGCTGCCGCCGTTCATCGCGACGCTCGCGATGCTGTCGGTGGCGCGCGGTCTGTCGCTGGTGATCTCCGAGGGCTCGCCGATCCCCTTCCCCGACTCGGTCTCGCACCTCGGGGACACGCTCGGCGGCTGGCTGCCCGTGCCCGTGCTGGTCATGGTCGTCATGGGGCTCGTCGCCGCGTTCGTGCTCGGCCGGACCTACATCGGCCGCTCGATGTACGCCATCGGCGGCAACGAGGAGGCGGCCCGCCTTTCGGGGCTGCGGGTGAAGAAGCAGAAGCTCGCGATCTACGCCCTTTCCGGGGTGTTCGCGGCCGCCGCGGGCATCGTGCTCGCCTCCCGGCTGTCCTCCGCGCAGCCGCAGGCCGCCGACGGCTACGAACTGGACGCGATCGCCGCCGTCGTCATCGGCGGCGCGTCCCTCGCAGGGGGTACGGGCAAGGCCTCGGGCACCCTGATCGGCGCGCTGATCCTGGCGGTGCTGCGCAACGGCCTCAACCTCCTGTCCGTCTCCGCGTTCTGGCAGCAGGTCGTCATCGGCGTCGTCATCGCGCTGGCGGTGCTGCTGGACACGGTGCGCCGCAAGGCGGGGGCGAGCCCGGTGGCGGCCGGGACCGGCTTCGGCGGCGGCAACAAGGGCAGGCAGGCGGCGACGTACGGTCTCGCGGCCGTGGTCACCGTGGCGATCGTCGGCGCGACCTCCTTCCTGCACGGCGGGACCTCGTCGACCGCGAACCCGAAGGTCGGGCTGGCGCTGTCCACGCTCAACAACCCGTTCTTCGTACAGATCCAGTCGGGCGCGAAGGCCGAGGCGAAGAAGCTGGGCGTGGACCTGACGGTCACCGACGCGCAGAACGACGCCTCGCAGCAGGCCAACCAGCTGCAGAACTTCACCAGCTCCGGCTACGACTCGATCATCGTCAACCCGGTCGACTCGGACGCGGCGAGCAACTCCGTGAACGCCGCCGACAAGGCGAAGATCCCGGTCATCGCCGTCGACCGGGGCGTCAACAAGGCCACGGTGGACGCGCTGGTCGCCTCCGACAACGTGGCGGGCGGTGAACTGGCCGCGAAGACCGTCGCCGAGAAGCTGGGCGGCACCGGCAAGATCGTGATCCTTCAGGGCCAGGCGGGCACGTCGGCGGCGCGGGAGCGGGCGGAAGGTTTCGCCAAGGGGCTGAAGGCCTACCCCGGCATCCAGGTGCTGGCCCAGCAGCCGGCCGACTTCGACCGCACCAAGGGCCTCGACGTGATGTCGAACCTGCTCCAGGCCCACCCGGAC
This window of the Streptomyces sp. NBC_01275 genome carries:
- a CDS encoding sugar ABC transporter ATP-binding protein, translated to MSNADELLRIEGIRKTFPGVVALDGVDFDLRRGEVHVLLGENGAGKSTLIKMLSGAYRPDAGRILAGGEEVRIHGAQDSERLGIATIYQEFNLVPDLTIAENIFLGRQPRRFGMIDRKRMEAEAAVLLERVGVHVSPRARVRELGIARLQMVEIAKALSLNARVLIMDEPTAVLTSEEVEKLFAIVRRLREDGVGVVFITHHLEEIAALGDRVTVIRDGKSVGQVPATTPEDELVRLMVGRSIEQQYPRERADTGAALLSVEGLTRDGVFHDVSFEVHAGEVVGIAGLVGAGRTEVVRAVFGADPYDRGAVTVGGARLPRYDVNAALAAGIGLVPEDRKGQGLVLDQSVEENLGLVTMRSATRGGLVDLRGQHEAAARIAEQLGVRMAGLGQQVRTLSGGNQQKVVIGKWLLADTKVLILDEPTRGIDVGAKVEIYQLINELTAAGAAVLMISSDLPEVLGMSDRVLVMAQGRIAGELPADQATQDAVMALAVSTPGAPGTPGAPSTPDTPTTTSASELEAGRGR
- a CDS encoding substrate-binding domain-containing protein; its protein translation is MAAETLKSGAGVGGAAAVRRLLLDNGALTALIVLVIAMSALSGDFLTTDNLLNVGVQAAVTAILAFGVTFVIVSAGIDLSVGSVAALSATVLAWSATQHGVPVVIAVVLAVATGIAAGLVNGFLIAYGKLPPFIATLAMLSVARGLSLVISEGSPIPFPDSVSHLGDTLGGWLPVPVLVMVVMGLVAAFVLGRTYIGRSMYAIGGNEEAARLSGLRVKKQKLAIYALSGVFAAAAGIVLASRLSSAQPQAADGYELDAIAAVVIGGASLAGGTGKASGTLIGALILAVLRNGLNLLSVSAFWQQVVIGVVIALAVLLDTVRRKAGASPVAAGTGFGGGNKGRQAATYGLAAVVTVAIVGATSFLHGGTSSTANPKVGLALSTLNNPFFVQIQSGAKAEAKKLGVDLTVTDAQNDASQQANQLQNFTSSGYDSIIVNPVDSDAASNSVNAADKAKIPVIAVDRGVNKATVDALVASDNVAGGELAAKTVAEKLGGTGKIVILQGQAGTSAARERAEGFAKGLKAYPGIQVLAQQPADFDRTKGLDVMSNLLQAHPDVQGVIAANDEMALGAIKALGSKAGKSVQVVGFDGTPDGLTAVKDGTLYASVAQQPSQLGRIAVDNALKALQDKKVQETVKVPVKVVTKENVAGFSG